In Gracilinanus agilis isolate LMUSP501 unplaced genomic scaffold, AgileGrace unplaced_scaffold50006, whole genome shotgun sequence, the genomic window CTCCCCGCAGAGCCACTCCCAATGTACAGCCATGGATGAGGACAGTCAGGACGAGCTGATCCACAGGGTCCGTGGGCAGCGCGGAGGAGGCGGGGGCCGAGGGGGCCGGCGCCACCTGGAAGTGTTCAGCGAGGAGGAGGGTGAGgccccccccaggagggagagaAACCCGGGGGAAGTAGGGGCTACAGGGCACGGGCCCCAGGGCAGGGATGGGGGGTGGCAGGGCCGCCCTTCCTCAGGTCTCTGTGTCCTACCAGACGACAGCAGTGAGCAGGGCCCAAGCGGAGCCTCTGGGGACGACCCTGACAGCAGCagcagtgaggaggaggaggaggaggatggagaggaaGGCTCCGGTGAGGACCCCTGCTGTGGGGTAGAATCCTATTTCCAAGCTGGCAGAGCTGGGCCTAGGGGCTGCCCCCTCCCCATGCTCCCCCACATCTTCTGCCCATGCCTGGGCTTCCCCGGGCTGCTGTAGGCGCAGGGGAGGGCACAGTTCAGACAGTCGCCTGCCGAGTGGGTGCTGCTGAAGTGACCCCTGCCCTTCTCCAGATTGGGAGAGTTCTGAAGATGATGGCGACTCTACAGAGGGAGAAGGGCCAGAGGCGGCTTTGGGGACCACCCCAGAGCCCCCCAAAGGACAGCCAGAGCCTCTAGCCGGGGCAGGTGTCAGCTCCGATGAGGATGCCGAGAGCTGCCCCATCTGCCTCAATGTGTTCAGGGGCCAGGCGGTGGGCACCCCAGAGAACTGCGCCCACTACTTCTGCCTCGACTGTATAGTGGAGTGGTCCAAGGTAAGGCGAGGGGGCTTTCCTCCTGCTTTTCACCATGGAGGGCCTGTGGGCACTGTAGTCACAACAGGCCTCGTTAGCTGTGTTTTGGGGGGACGTTAGTGCCCCGACTGCAGTGTGGCCGGTTTGCTGCCTGTGCCCGGGCTGCCCTGCAGCTGGCAGAGCAGGGAGCCCTGATTCGGGATTTCGTGTGCTTCTTGTAGAATGCCAACTCTTGCCCCGTGGATCGAATTCTCTTTAAGTGGATTTGCATTCGGGCAAGATTCGGCGGCAAAGTCTTGAAAAAGGTGAGTGCGCGTCCACAGGGGCGTGGGCGTGGGGCGGGCGAGTCCCACGTCATTCATTCTTCCTGCCTGGGCAGCCCTTTTTCAGCGTTCTTCTGGCCAGTGATGGACCTTGGGCGAGCCATCAGTTAATTGACTAGCATAGATGAGGCACTTCCCCCAGGATGCCCCACAGTATTGCCAAGAGACTCCTGAGGGCATGGAGGGAGCGTGTGACTATGGAGGCCTTGGATTACAAAGGTCAGGAGAGGGCTGGTCTCTAGCTCACAGATGGGCAAACCGAGCCTCCGAGACAGGTGCTTGGCAGGATTTGAGCCTGGGGTCTTGGGCCCTCCCCTCTAGGCCACCTTTGCCCCTGCCCATCAGTCAGTCGGATGACCAAAAAGGCCCTGTCTCTTGCTAGATCCCTGTGGAGAGTCAAAAGGCCCTCCAggctgaggaggaggaagaagaccCAACCTTCTGTGAGGTGTGTGGCCGGAGCGACCGGGAGGATCGGCTGCTGCTCTGTGATGGCT contains:
- the LOC123255677 gene encoding PHD and RING finger domain-containing protein 1-like, with amino-acid sequence MDEDSQDELIHRVRGQRGGGGGRGGRRHLEVFSEEEDDSSEQGPSGASGDDPDSSSSEEEEEEDGEEGSDWESSEDDGDSTEGEGPEAALGTTPEPPKGQPEPLAGAGVSSDEDAESCPICLNVFRGQAVGTPENCAHYFCLDCIVEWSKNANSCPVDRILFKWICIRARFGGKVLKKIPVESQKALQAEEEEEDPTFCEVCGRSDREDRLLLCDGCDAG